In Tsukamurella tyrosinosolvens, the genomic window TGACGACGTGCGCCTCATGGACTGGTCCGTGACCGCCCGCACGACGCACCCCCACGTGCGGCAGATGATCGCCGACCGGGAACTCCAGACCTGGATCGTCGTCGACCTGTCCGCCTCGATGGACTTCGGGTCGACGGGCGGCACCAAGCGCGACCTCGCCGTGGCCGCGTCGGCCGCCGTGGTGCACCTGGTGAGCGGCGCCGCGAACCGCGTCGGCTGCCTCGTCACCAACGGCGCACAGCTGGTCCGGGTGCAGCCCAAGTCCGGGCGTGCGCAGCGGCAGAAGGTGCTCAAGGCCATCGCGACCGCGCCTCGCGCCGTCGAGGGCACCCGCGGCGACCTGCGTGTCGCGCTCGACGCCTTGCGCCGGCCGGAACAGCCCCGCGGTCTCGTCGTGGTGATCAGCGACTTCCTCGGTGACGTGGACTACGTCCGCGAACTCCGCGGCATCGCCGCGCGGCACGAGGTGCTCGCGGTCGAGGTGCTCGACCCCCGCGACGTCGAGCTCCCCGCCGTCGGCGAGATCGCGCTCCGCGACGCCGAATCCGGCGCCGTGCGCGAACTGACCGTGACCCCCGAGCTGCAGCAGCGGTTCGCCGCCGCGGCGCAGGAGCACCGCAAGCAGGTGGCCCGCACGCTGCGCGGCGTCGGCGCGCCCGTCCTCGAACTGCGCACCGACCGCGACTGGCTCGCCGACATCGTGCGGTTCGTCGCCGCGCGTCGACGTGGATTGGCTGGTGCTTCCTGACATGGGCGGACTGACCTCGCTCGCCACCCCGATCTGGCTGCTCGGCATCCTCGTCGTGCTCGCCATCCTGGCGGGGTACGTCTACAACGAGCGGCGGCGCAGCAAGCGCGCGCTGAAGTTCGCGAACATGTCGGTGCTCGACTCCGTGGCGCCGCCCGGACCCAACCGGTGGCGGCACGTCCCCATCGCGCTGCTGAGCATCGGCATGATCCTGCTCATGGTCGCGCTGTCCGGGCCGCAGGCGATGCGCAAGGTGCCGCGGAGCAAGGCCACCGTCGTGCTGGTCGTCGACGTCTCGTTGTCGATGAAGGCGACCGACGTGAGCCCGAACCGGCTCGACGCCGCCAAGGAGGCCGCGAAGAAGTTCGTCGGCGAGCTGCCGCAGGGCATGAACCTCGGCATCGTCTCCTACGCCGGCACTGCGCAGCTGCTCGTGTCCCCGACGCCGGACCGCTCGCTCGCGACGAACGCGATCGATCACCTCGACCTGGCGCAGCGCACCGCGACGGGCGAGGGCATCTACGCGGCGATCCAGTCGATCAAGAACATCCGGGACGTGCTGGGCGGTAAGGACGCCGCGCCGCCGGCCCGGATCATCCTCGAGTCCGACGGCAAGCAGACGGTGCCGACCGATCTCGACGATCCGCGTGGCGGGTTCACCGCCGCCCGCAAGGCGAAGGAGGAGGGCATCCCCATCTCGACGATCTCCTTCGGCACGCCGAACGGCACCGTCGACATCGAGGGCCAGAACATCCCCGTCCCCGTCGACGACGCGTCCCTCAAGCAGATCGCCGATCTCTCCGGCGGCCAGTTCTTCTCCGCCTCCTCGCTGAGCGACCTCAACGAGGCGTACGGCACCCTGCGCGACGAGATCGGTTGGGAGATGCAGAAGGGCGACAACTCGCGGATCTGGGTCCTATGGGCCACCGGCCTGCTCGTGCTCGGGGCCGCGGGCGCGGTCGCCTTCAACCGTCGCCTGCCGTGACCGGTGCGACGAGTGTCGCGATCGGTGACGACGGTGCCCACGCGGCGCGTCCGATGACGACTCGCGTGGCCGGAGATTTCCCGGGTCGCGAGCGCGATTGATACGTTGTCACCCATGTCGACGACTTCTGAATTCACGCCCCGGTCCGTCCTCGTCACGGGCGGCAACCGCGGTATCGGCCTCGCGATCGCGCAGCGCCTCGCCGCCGACGGCCACAAGGTCGCTGTGACGCACCGCGGCTCCGGCGCCCCCGAGGGCCTGTTCGGCGTGCAGTGCGACGTCACCGACACCGAGTCCGTCGACGCCGCCTTCAAGACGGTCGCCGAGCACCAGGGCCCCGTCGAGGTGGTCGTCGCCAACGCCGGCATCACCGAGGACACCCTGCTCATGCGCATGAGCGTCGAGAGCTTCGAGAAGGTCATCAACTCGAACCTGACCGGCGCCTTCCGCGTGACCAAGGCCGCGACGCGCGACATGCTCAAGAACCGCTGGGGCCGCTTCATCTACCTCGGCTCGGTCGTCGGCCTCATGGGCACGCCCGGCCAGGCCAACTACGCCTCCTCGAAGGCCGGCGTCATCGGCCTCGCCCGCTCGGTCACCCGTGAGCTCGGCGCCCGCAACGTCACCGCCAACGTGATCGCGCCCGGCCTCATCGACACCGACATGACCCGC contains:
- a CDS encoding DUF58 domain-containing protein produces the protein MQASLKMLELLVRRRLDGVLKGDHQGLLPGPGSEPGESRPYTPGDDVRLMDWSVTARTTHPHVRQMIADRELQTWIVVDLSASMDFGSTGGTKRDLAVAASAAVVHLVSGAANRVGCLVTNGAQLVRVQPKSGRAQRQKVLKAIATAPRAVEGTRGDLRVALDALRRPEQPRGLVVVISDFLGDVDYVRELRGIAARHEVLAVEVLDPRDVELPAVGEIALRDAESGAVRELTVTPELQQRFAAAAQEHRKQVARTLRGVGAPVLELRTDRDWLADIVRFVAARRRGLAGAS
- a CDS encoding VWA domain-containing protein; translation: MGGLTSLATPIWLLGILVVLAILAGYVYNERRRSKRALKFANMSVLDSVAPPGPNRWRHVPIALLSIGMILLMVALSGPQAMRKVPRSKATVVLVVDVSLSMKATDVSPNRLDAAKEAAKKFVGELPQGMNLGIVSYAGTAQLLVSPTPDRSLATNAIDHLDLAQRTATGEGIYAAIQSIKNIRDVLGGKDAAPPARIILESDGKQTVPTDLDDPRGGFTAARKAKEEGIPISTISFGTPNGTVDIEGQNIPVPVDDASLKQIADLSGGQFFSASSLSDLNEAYGTLRDEIGWEMQKGDNSRIWVLWATGLLVLGAAGAVAFNRRLP
- the fabG1 gene encoding 3-oxoacyl-ACP reductase FabG1, translating into MSTTSEFTPRSVLVTGGNRGIGLAIAQRLAADGHKVAVTHRGSGAPEGLFGVQCDVTDTESVDAAFKTVAEHQGPVEVVVANAGITEDTLLMRMSVESFEKVINSNLTGAFRVTKAATRDMLKNRWGRFIYLGSVVGLMGTPGQANYASSKAGVIGLARSVTRELGARNVTANVIAPGLIDTDMTRDLPAEYTETAVKQAIPAKRMGQPEEVAAVVSFLASDDSSYVSGNVINVDGGLGMGH